In the Burkholderia glumae LMG 2196 = ATCC 33617 genome, one interval contains:
- a CDS encoding methyl-accepting chemotaxis protein produces MDWKNWKIGVRLGTGFFMVLALMVTLIAVVEIRLAGIEQINDGIIKRDWIKAKAAHNINALTRANAALTMQLFITTDPARLTGIRQGINANKAAITAFLDTLDRQSDNTDSQGLLARVRATREAYVRSFSQVSNLLAAGRHDEAVALMNGETLGALNELQQSVAALTELQDARVAQAGARSRENISEVHVLMLTLGAVALLIGIGFAYMILRSITRPLHEALRIAQTIAAGDLTAHIDPRYRDETGELLLALRDMNHNLKNVVGEVRASADTIAIASSQIASGNEDLSARTEEQAASLEETAASMEELTSIVKQNAEHARQASELAVRASEIAHRGNEVVGQVVGAMTEISERSSKIADIISIIEGIAFQTNILALNAAVEAARAGEQGRSFAVVAGEVRSLAQRSSDAAREIKALISTSVQKIEDGSERAGDAGRTMAEVTQAVRRVTDIMGEIAAASGEQSRGIEQVNRAVEQMDEVTQQNAALVEQAAAASKSLENEGRLLTAAMTFFRLDEAPHRGLPALRES; encoded by the coding sequence ATGGACTGGAAAAATTGGAAGATTGGAGTGCGCCTGGGCACCGGCTTTTTTATGGTGCTGGCACTCATGGTCACGCTGATTGCCGTGGTGGAAATACGCTTGGCGGGGATCGAGCAGATAAACGATGGAATCATCAAGCGGGATTGGATTAAGGCAAAGGCGGCGCATAACATCAATGCGCTGACGCGCGCCAATGCGGCGCTGACGATGCAGCTGTTCATTACCACCGACCCGGCCAGGCTCACCGGGATTCGCCAGGGCATCAACGCCAACAAGGCCGCCATCACCGCCTTTCTCGATACGCTCGACCGGCAGTCCGACAATACCGACAGCCAGGGCTTGCTCGCGAGAGTGAGAGCGACGCGCGAGGCCTACGTGCGCTCGTTCAGTCAGGTGTCGAATCTGCTGGCAGCCGGCCGGCATGACGAGGCAGTGGCCCTGATGAACGGCGAAACCCTAGGAGCCCTGAATGAACTGCAGCAGTCGGTGGCCGCGCTGACTGAGCTACAGGACGCCCGGGTCGCTCAGGCGGGCGCCCGATCCCGGGAGAATATCTCCGAGGTGCACGTCCTGATGCTCACGCTCGGCGCGGTCGCGCTGTTGATCGGGATCGGCTTCGCATACATGATCCTGCGCTCGATCACCCGCCCGCTGCACGAGGCGCTACGGATCGCCCAGACGATCGCGGCCGGAGATCTGACCGCTCATATTGATCCGCGATACCGTGACGAGACGGGCGAGCTGCTGCTTGCGTTGCGCGACATGAACCACAACCTGAAGAACGTGGTCGGAGAAGTGCGGGCCAGCGCGGACACCATTGCCATCGCGTCGAGCCAGATTGCGTCGGGCAACGAGGATTTGTCCGCGCGCACCGAGGAGCAGGCCGCTTCGCTCGAGGAAACTGCCGCGAGCATGGAGGAGCTGACCTCCATCGTCAAGCAGAACGCGGAGCATGCGAGGCAGGCAAGCGAGTTGGCGGTGCGTGCGTCCGAGATCGCGCATCGCGGCAATGAGGTGGTGGGGCAGGTGGTGGGGGCCATGACCGAGATCAGCGAGAGGTCGTCGAAGATCGCCGACATCATCAGCATCATCGAAGGCATTGCCTTCCAGACCAATATCCTTGCGCTAAACGCCGCCGTGGAGGCGGCCCGCGCCGGCGAGCAGGGGCGCAGCTTCGCGGTGGTTGCCGGCGAGGTGCGCTCTCTTGCGCAGCGCTCGTCCGATGCTGCGCGGGAAATCAAGGCGCTCATCTCGACCTCCGTGCAGAAAATCGAAGACGGCTCGGAACGAGCCGGCGACGCGGGCCGCACGATGGCCGAAGTGACGCAGGCGGTGAGGCGCGTGACCGACATCATGGGCGAGATCGCGGCCGCCTCTGGCGAGCAGAGCCGCGGTATCGAGCAGGTCAACCGGGCGGTCGAGCAGATGGACGAGGTGACCCAGCAAAACGCGGCGCTGGTCGAACAGGCGGCCGCTGCCTCGAAGTCGCTCGAGAACGAGGGCCGCTTGCTCACGGCGGCAATGACCTTCTTCCGTCTCGACGAGGCGCCGCACCGAGGATTGCCGGCGCTGCGCGAAAGCTGA
- a CDS encoding aminotransferase class V-fold PLP-dependent enzyme yields the protein MADSSLSNGDDVSGWLMYHSVGVYPGQRAAVAEALARFTADWYAPDDRRWRIGLAARDALLSNWATLIGADPAQVFGAQNVTDVFARFLDGLDVAALAGRTVLVAADCFPSLHFLLRGVAARYGFALKTVPVRAGDAYVRDEDFIAAWSPDVGLALITWVSSLTSKRADLAALTAHARSRDSLVAVDITQGAGILPFDLGQTPVDFVCGSTLKWLCGAPGTGLGYLAPHRLAAGMQPPVRGWFSQPDPFNWDLDAFAYAPDARRFDTGTPSLLPFVASKPGFDWLLAQPPGTLRAHNLALGRQLIEIPEGRGYRLLSPRDDAARGGSIMVQTPAHLDPQQVVGILAAQRVLIDSRGRTLRLSPGAGTTIAGIERVAAHLPR from the coding sequence ATGGCCGACTCTTCTCTCTCGAACGGCGACGATGTCAGCGGCTGGCTGATGTATCACTCGGTCGGCGTCTATCCGGGCCAGCGGGCAGCCGTGGCCGAGGCGCTCGCGCGCTTCACCGCCGACTGGTACGCGCCCGACGATCGCCGCTGGCGCATCGGGCTCGCCGCGCGCGACGCGCTGCTGTCGAACTGGGCGACGCTGATCGGCGCGGACCCCGCGCAGGTGTTCGGCGCGCAGAACGTGACCGACGTGTTCGCGCGCTTCCTCGACGGCCTGGACGTCGCCGCGCTCGCCGGACGCACCGTGCTGGTCGCCGCGGACTGCTTTCCGAGCCTGCATTTCCTGCTACGCGGCGTGGCCGCGCGCTACGGCTTCGCGCTGAAGACCGTGCCCGTGCGGGCGGGCGACGCCTACGTGCGCGACGAAGACTTCATCGCCGCCTGGAGTCCCGACGTCGGCCTCGCACTGATCACCTGGGTGTCGTCGCTGACTTCGAAGCGTGCGGACCTTGCCGCGCTGACGGCCCATGCGCGCAGCCGCGACAGCCTGGTGGCCGTCGACATCACGCAAGGCGCCGGCATCCTGCCGTTCGATCTGGGGCAGACGCCGGTCGACTTCGTCTGCGGCTCCACCCTCAAGTGGCTGTGCGGCGCACCCGGCACCGGGCTCGGCTATCTCGCGCCGCACCGGCTCGCCGCCGGGATGCAGCCGCCGGTGCGCGGTTGGTTCAGCCAGCCCGATCCGTTCAACTGGGACCTCGATGCCTTCGCCTATGCGCCGGACGCGCGTCGCTTCGACACCGGCACGCCGTCGTTGCTGCCGTTCGTCGCCTCGAAACCCGGTTTCGACTGGCTGCTCGCACAGCCGCCCGGCACGCTGCGCGCGCACAATCTCGCGCTGGGCCGCCAGTTGATCGAGATCCCCGAGGGGCGCGGTTACCGGCTGCTGTCGCCGCGCGACGACGCTGCGCGCGGCGGCAGCATCATGGTGCAGACGCCCGCGCATCTCGATCCGCAACAGGTGGTCGGCATACTGGCCGCCCAGCGCGTCCTGATCGATTCGCGCGGCCGCACGCTGCGCCTGTCTCCGGGCGCCGGCACCACCATCGCCGGTATCGAGCGCGTCGCCGCGCATCTGCCGCGATGA
- a CDS encoding MFS transporter, producing the protein MAPVGLYIRRHIGDTLPPSQAQHAAPVRDLLARHLGRVALAAGIMAVSTAASYLMILYMPTYAVRQLHLPASTGFAATVLTGAILMVFTPLMGHLADRHGRSRLMTLSALVTLLTIYPCFRWLIGAPSFGVLMAIMVLAGLLKAIYFGPLAAVLSSLFPTNVRSTGLGFSYNIGVMAFGGFTPWLVTAMIGWTHDPVSPAFYLMGCAALSLACIGVYQRCVDKHL; encoded by the coding sequence GTGGCGCCGGTCGGCCTCTATATCCGCCGGCATATCGGCGACACGCTGCCGCCATCGCAGGCGCAGCACGCCGCGCCGGTGCGCGATCTGCTCGCGCGCCACCTCGGACGCGTCGCGCTCGCGGCCGGCATCATGGCCGTGTCGACCGCGGCGAGCTATCTGATGATCCTCTACATGCCGACCTACGCGGTCAGGCAGTTGCATCTGCCCGCGTCGACCGGATTCGCCGCGACCGTGCTGACCGGCGCGATCCTGATGGTATTCACGCCGCTGATGGGCCATCTCGCGGACCGCCATGGCCGCAGCCGGTTGATGACGCTTTCCGCGCTCGTCACGCTGCTGACGATCTACCCATGCTTCCGCTGGTTGATCGGCGCCCCGTCGTTCGGGGTGCTGATGGCGATCATGGTGCTGGCGGGCCTGTTGAAGGCGATCTACTTCGGCCCGCTCGCCGCCGTGCTGTCGTCGCTGTTTCCCACCAACGTGCGCAGCACCGGCTTGGGCTTCAGCTACAACATCGGCGTGATGGCATTCGGCGGCTTCACGCCGTGGCTCGTGACGGCCATGATCGGCTGGACTCATGACCCGGTCTCTCCGGCCTTCTACCTGATGGGCTGCGCCGCGCTCAGCCTCGCATGCATTGGCGTCTACCAGCGCTGCGTCGACAAGCATCTGTGA
- a CDS encoding cupin domain-containing protein, giving the protein MTTSLSFQPLTGVRGFLVPMSCSDLSATTQFFIERLGFRIDAIFPADSPRTAILFGCNLALRITLGAPDGVTKLDVLCDDERQLGETQRTLIAPNGVEIRLVAAEPRMKEPVNRQELVLSRAQEGAEWSVGRAGLRYRDLLPKRQGGAFIASHIRILEGGPVPDYVHFHKIRFQMIFCRKGWVRVVYEGQGEPFVLDAGDCVLQPPCIRHRVLESSAGAEVVEIGTPAEHITIADHDMTLPTPTLQAGREFDGQRFVRYEKRGADWAPWRMPGFIASDTGIGQATGGLAGVRLVRPAQGERAAPLAQQRHASEFCFFFVLSGRLTVWQGARAYPLAADDSMAIPGETPYGFAQCSADLELLEVTLPADLTVSTSQ; this is encoded by the coding sequence ATGACGACCTCGCTTTCCTTCCAGCCGCTCACCGGCGTGCGCGGTTTTCTCGTGCCGATGTCGTGCTCCGATCTTTCCGCGACGACGCAGTTCTTCATCGAGCGGCTCGGTTTTCGCATCGATGCGATTTTCCCCGCCGACAGCCCTCGCACCGCGATCCTGTTCGGCTGCAACCTGGCGCTGCGCATCACGCTCGGCGCGCCCGACGGGGTGACCAAGCTCGACGTGCTGTGCGACGACGAACGGCAACTCGGCGAAACGCAGCGCACGCTGATCGCGCCGAACGGTGTCGAGATCAGGCTCGTCGCGGCCGAGCCGCGTATGAAGGAACCCGTCAACCGCCAGGAACTCGTGCTGTCGCGCGCGCAGGAGGGCGCCGAATGGAGCGTCGGACGCGCGGGGCTGCGCTACCGCGATCTGCTGCCGAAGCGCCAGGGCGGCGCGTTCATCGCGTCGCACATCCGCATTCTGGAAGGCGGCCCGGTGCCCGACTACGTGCACTTCCACAAGATTCGCTTCCAGATGATCTTCTGCCGCAAGGGCTGGGTGCGCGTCGTCTACGAAGGCCAGGGCGAGCCGTTCGTGCTCGATGCCGGCGATTGCGTGCTGCAGCCGCCGTGCATCCGGCACCGCGTCCTCGAGAGTTCGGCGGGCGCGGAGGTGGTCGAGATCGGCACGCCGGCCGAGCACATCACGATTGCCGATCACGACATGACGCTGCCGACGCCGACGCTGCAAGCGGGCCGAGAATTTGACGGACAGCGCTTCGTGCGCTATGAAAAGCGGGGCGCGGACTGGGCGCCGTGGCGGATGCCCGGCTTCATCGCCTCCGATACCGGCATCGGCCAGGCAACCGGCGGCCTGGCCGGCGTGCGCCTCGTGCGCCCTGCGCAAGGCGAGAGGGCGGCGCCGCTCGCGCAGCAGCGGCACGCGTCGGAATTCTGCTTCTTCTTCGTGCTGTCGGGACGGTTGACGGTGTGGCAAGGCGCGCGCGCCTATCCGCTGGCGGCGGACGACAGCATGGCGATTCCCGGCGAAACGCCGTATGGCTTCGCGCAATGCAGCGCCGATCTCGAACTGCTCGAAGTGACGCTGCCGGCCGATCTGACGGTTTCGACCAGCCAATGA
- a CDS encoding molybdopterin-dependent oxidoreductase produces the protein MRKSSIWTRSLLAACLLGMAAATWAAAFTFTVDGKIGKSNQPGKTSYVFSERALMALPQHTIVTSTSWTPKATFTGPRLSDVLKMVGAHGTQIELHCIDEYTFTIPASDADRYGVILARTMNGKVLGNDNYGPLWLMYPRDEYPDELMTPLGEAKFAWQVVGLTVK, from the coding sequence ATGCGCAAGTCAAGCATCTGGACCAGAAGCCTTCTGGCGGCCTGCCTGCTCGGAATGGCAGCGGCCACCTGGGCGGCGGCGTTTACCTTCACCGTCGATGGCAAGATCGGCAAGAGCAATCAGCCCGGCAAGACCAGCTACGTCTTTTCCGAGCGCGCGTTGATGGCCTTGCCGCAGCATACGATCGTCACCTCGACGAGCTGGACCCCGAAAGCCACCTTCACCGGCCCGCGCCTGTCCGACGTGCTGAAGATGGTCGGCGCGCATGGCACGCAGATCGAATTGCACTGCATCGACGAATACACGTTTACGATTCCCGCCTCCGATGCCGACCGGTACGGCGTGATCCTCGCGCGGACGATGAACGGCAAGGTGCTCGGCAACGACAACTACGGCCCGCTGTGGCTCATGTATCCGCGCGACGAGTATCCCGATGAGCTGATGACGCCGCTTGGCGAGGCCAAGTTCGCGTGGCAGGTCGTCGGTCTGACCGTGAAGTGA
- a CDS encoding response regulator, whose product MPTPEQANVDLVTANKVRDLLSRHGIPPRSQNTTIANVLGLSFSVVTRKMKGLIPWNLSQLQDIATHFGVPPAILLDDKGTQPAAADMIDATFVVESRRFRCRAAISTKASSQVETDFVASQWQGAWIVTERAHAHQGRTYPVELIELRSAQPTAYAARIAVVDDAPDVAETVCEYFIEKGVNAIPYFDGASFRKALASEDFDAYILDWMLGDQTAAELVRGIRSSENSGAPIFLLTGKISTGEASEEEIAHIVSHYNARCEEKPVRLPILFAEVARELKITSPAAAGSS is encoded by the coding sequence ATGCCCACTCCCGAGCAGGCCAACGTCGATCTCGTGACCGCCAACAAGGTGCGCGATCTGCTGAGCCGGCATGGCATTCCGCCACGAAGCCAAAACACGACGATCGCGAACGTGCTGGGCCTGAGCTTTTCGGTCGTCACGCGCAAGATGAAAGGCCTGATCCCGTGGAATCTGTCGCAGTTGCAGGATATTGCGACGCACTTCGGCGTGCCGCCTGCGATCCTGCTCGACGACAAGGGCACCCAGCCGGCCGCGGCCGACATGATCGACGCGACCTTCGTGGTGGAATCGCGGCGCTTTCGCTGCCGCGCCGCGATCTCGACGAAGGCCAGCAGCCAGGTCGAAACGGATTTCGTCGCGTCGCAGTGGCAGGGCGCCTGGATCGTCACCGAGCGGGCCCACGCGCACCAGGGCCGCACCTATCCGGTCGAACTGATCGAACTGCGCTCGGCCCAGCCGACCGCCTATGCCGCGCGGATCGCCGTGGTCGACGATGCGCCGGATGTCGCCGAGACGGTGTGCGAGTATTTCATCGAGAAAGGGGTGAACGCGATTCCGTATTTCGACGGCGCGAGCTTCCGCAAGGCGCTGGCGAGCGAGGATTTCGACGCCTACATCCTCGACTGGATGCTCGGCGACCAGACGGCCGCCGAACTCGTGCGGGGCATCCGCTCGAGCGAGAACAGCGGCGCGCCGATCTTCCTGCTGACGGGCAAGATCTCGACCGGCGAGGCGAGCGAGGAGGAGATCGCGCACATCGTGTCGCACTACAATGCGCGCTGCGAAGAAAAACCGGTGCGCCTGCCGATCCTGTTTGCCGAAGTCGCACGCGAACTGAAGATCACGTCGCCGGCCGCGGCCGGCTCGAGCTGA
- a CDS encoding GNAT family N-acetyltransferase, whose product MPHIDVQPIAAPYDAALADTIAAIQTLSWQHAYAGLLPADYLMHRALAERGATWRARLLEGAEAPLEISLARGDGVPVGFSCLMPEREPEYGVYLDNLHVLPAFQGYGLGKRLLASCAARLAEVWPGRPLFLYVLDGNTMAREFYQRIGGKESAPFNHTLTGANVVLPVRRVTWTEVPALMARLAPRRT is encoded by the coding sequence ATGCCCCACATCGACGTGCAGCCCATCGCCGCGCCCTACGACGCAGCCCTCGCCGACACGATCGCCGCGATCCAGACCCTGAGCTGGCAGCACGCCTACGCCGGCCTGTTGCCGGCCGACTACCTGATGCATCGGGCCTTGGCCGAGCGCGGCGCCACCTGGCGCGCCCGCTTGCTCGAAGGCGCCGAGGCTCCGCTGGAAATCTCGCTGGCGCGCGGCGACGGCGTGCCGGTGGGCTTCAGTTGCCTCATGCCGGAGCGGGAGCCGGAATACGGCGTCTACCTCGATAACCTGCACGTGCTCCCCGCCTTTCAGGGCTACGGCCTCGGCAAGCGACTGCTGGCAAGCTGCGCGGCCAGGCTTGCCGAAGTCTGGCCAGGGCGTCCGCTGTTCCTTTACGTGCTCGATGGCAATACGATGGCGCGCGAGTTCTACCAGCGCATCGGCGGCAAGGAGTCGGCCCCGTTCAACCACACCTTGACTGGCGCGAACGTCGTCTTGCCGGTGCGGCGCGTGACGTGGACCGAGGTGCCGGCGCTCATGGCACGACTGGCGCCGCGCCGGACATAG
- a CDS encoding GH12 family glycosyl hydrolase domain-containing protein: protein MLSNPLHRARWLLPLSILFGGTASAQSCISTQYGSLAQGSYTIQNDEWGLANNPGGWQQVCTGSAANNSWSSTWWWATGSGGIKSYPSIYRGWQMGAWSPDPGGFPVQVSAQAPLPTHVSYSMSGNNQYDAAYDLFFSPSNNPGSPSGEMMVWLAYSGTQPAGNRVASGVKLGGIDGSWDVYQGSNGWPVWSFVRTAQTTSFSGNLQPFVYYLAYTKGWLNPSWYTLNTQFGVEVIQSNGANGSVNVSSFSASAR, encoded by the coding sequence ATGCTATCGAATCCGTTGCACCGCGCCCGCTGGCTGCTGCCCCTGTCGATCCTGTTCGGCGGCACCGCCTCGGCGCAAAGCTGCATCTCGACGCAATACGGTTCACTCGCGCAAGGCAGCTACACGATCCAGAACGACGAATGGGGCCTGGCCAATAACCCCGGCGGCTGGCAGCAGGTCTGCACCGGCAGCGCCGCGAACAACAGTTGGTCGTCCACCTGGTGGTGGGCCACCGGCAGCGGCGGGATCAAGTCCTACCCGAGCATCTACCGCGGCTGGCAGATGGGGGCCTGGTCGCCCGACCCGGGCGGCTTCCCGGTGCAGGTGTCGGCCCAGGCGCCGCTGCCCACCCATGTCAGCTACAGCATGAGCGGCAACAACCAGTACGACGCCGCCTACGACCTGTTCTTCTCGCCCTCGAACAACCCCGGCTCGCCCTCGGGCGAGATGATGGTCTGGCTTGCTTACTCGGGCACCCAGCCGGCCGGCAACCGGGTGGCGTCGGGCGTGAAGCTGGGCGGCATAGACGGCAGCTGGGACGTCTACCAGGGCAGCAACGGCTGGCCGGTATGGAGCTTCGTGCGCACTGCGCAGACCACCAGCTTCAGCGGCAACCTCCAGCCCTTCGTCTATTACCTGGCCTACACCAAGGGCTGGCTGAATCCGAGCTGGTACACGCTGAACACCCAGTTCGGCGTGGAGGTGATTCAGAGCAACGGCGCGAACGGCTCGGTCAACGTCAGCAGCTTCAGTGCCTCGGCACGCTAG